A region of the Pseudonocardia cypriaca genome:
GGAGAAGCAGCGGGCGCTGCAACGGCGGAAGGCCGAGGCCAAGATGCTCGTCCGCAAGCACATCGACGAGGTCCAGTTCCAGGTCGGCAAGGACTCCAAGGACCTGTTGCGGCGCACCCACCGCACGTTGCGGGACCACTTCACGGCCCTCGCCGAGGAGATGCAGACGTCGATGGCCGAGTCGGTGGCGGCGGCGCAGAGCGCGGTGAAGGCCACCCAGTCCGAACGCGGCACCCGGATCGGTGACCTCAAGGCGGAGCTCGAGCGCGTCGAGCACCTCGCCAACCGGGCTCGCGCCCTGATGGAGGCATCGTGACCGCGGCGGCCGGGGGCGGCTCCCCCGTGCTCCGGGACTCCGTCCGTGCGGTGCTGCGGCGTGCGGTCGAGACCTACCGGGACAGCCCGGACGCCCTCCGCTGGCTGCGCCACCACCTGGACCGCTACGACGAGCCGCTGCGCCTGGCCATCGCGGGCAAGGTGAAGGCCGGCAAGTCGACGCTCCTCAACGCGCTCGTCGGGGAGGAGATCGCCCCGACCGACGCGGGCGAGTGCACGCGCGTCGTCACGTGGTACCAGGACGGCCACGCCCCCGCCGTGACGCTGTACCCGCACAGCAGCCCGCCCCGTCCGCTGCGGATCGCGCGCGATGACGGCGCCCTGCAGATCGAGATGGGCGTGCCGGCGGACACGGTGGACCGGCTGGAGGTCACCTGGCCGTCGGCCAGCCTGCGTGCCACCACGCTGATCGACACCCCGGGCATCGCCTCGCTGTCCCTGGACGTCTCGGCCCGCAGCGAACGGTTCCTCGCCCCCGAGGACGCGCCGTCGGCCGCCGACGCCGTGCTGTACCTGATGCGCCACCTGCACTCGGCCGACATGCGGTTCCTCGAGTCCTTCCACGACAAGGGCGTCGCGCGGGCGGCCCCGGTCAACACCATCGCCGTGCTGTCGCGCGCCGACGAGATCGGCGTCGGCCGCGTCGACGCACTGCGCTCGGCCCGCGTGATCGCAGCGCGCTACCGGTCCGACGAGACGCTGCGCGCGTTCTGCCAGACCGTCGTCCCCGTGGCCGGACTGCTCGCGGTCACCGGTCGCACCATGCGCCAGGACGAG
Encoded here:
- a CDS encoding dynamin family protein; the protein is MTAAAGGGSPVLRDSVRAVLRRAVETYRDSPDALRWLRHHLDRYDEPLRLAIAGKVKAGKSTLLNALVGEEIAPTDAGECTRVVTWYQDGHAPAVTLYPHSSPPRPLRIARDDGALQIEMGVPADTVDRLEVTWPSASLRATTLIDTPGIASLSLDVSARSERFLAPEDAPSAADAVLYLMRHLHSADMRFLESFHDKGVARAAPVNTIAVLSRADEIGVGRVDALRSARVIAARYRSDETLRAFCQTVVPVAGLLAVTGRTMRQDEFAALTKLAALPPEQLDALLLTVDRFVTSDDGTELPTATRAKLLERFGMFGLRLSTTLIRQGVADSSALAAELVQRSGLVELREVLASQFSQRRDVLKARSALIALDLVLRREPRPTAAPLVVDVERILAGAHEFAELRLLSDLRGRVLRPPKDQAGEAERLIGGDGNAPNQRLGLPPDAARDELRAAALDRLTVWRRRAESPLASRAMANAARVVVRSCEGILAGLDQRL